From a single Agrobacterium tumefaciens genomic region:
- a CDS encoding SDR family NAD(P)-dependent oxidoreductase, which produces MSQQIAVVTGASGGFGAAITLALLDVGYAVAAADIDVAALQRLEEEIGKPGRLGVFAMDVTDHGSVEQASGAIAEKMGLPVTVLVNNAGILDRTYCVNDRSQTQSRKVIDVNLTGAFNCTGVFTRSMVRQRYGRVINIASIAGIWGAGGGAAYAASKAGLIKASESWAQELGQFNISVTAIAPGICKTNMSKPFEQEGINDTVADERLVRSIVPVGRWGTPDDVAEVVTFLATCKTNYLNAAVIPMDGGMRVGTL; this is translated from the coding sequence GTGAGCCAGCAAATTGCGGTCGTGACAGGTGCTTCAGGCGGCTTCGGCGCCGCCATTACCCTTGCATTGCTCGATGTGGGTTATGCGGTAGCGGCGGCGGATATCGACGTCGCCGCGCTGCAACGCCTTGAAGAGGAGATCGGAAAACCCGGGCGCCTTGGCGTTTTTGCCATGGATGTCACCGACCATGGCAGCGTTGAGCAGGCATCGGGCGCCATTGCCGAGAAAATGGGGTTGCCGGTGACCGTATTGGTCAACAATGCCGGCATTCTCGACCGCACCTATTGCGTCAACGACCGCAGCCAGACGCAGTCCCGCAAGGTCATCGACGTCAACCTTACGGGCGCGTTCAACTGCACGGGTGTCTTTACGCGCTCAATGGTCCGCCAGCGTTACGGGCGGGTCATCAACATCGCCTCGATTGCTGGCATCTGGGGGGCAGGGGGAGGGGCGGCTTATGCCGCCTCCAAGGCCGGTCTCATCAAGGCTTCGGAATCCTGGGCGCAGGAACTCGGACAGTTCAACATCAGCGTCACGGCGATTGCGCCGGGAATCTGCAAGACCAATATGTCCAAACCCTTCGAACAGGAAGGCATCAACGACACGGTGGCCGATGAACGTCTGGTGCGCTCGATCGTCCCGGTCGGGCGGTGGGGTACGCCTGATGATGTGGCGGAAGTGGTCACGTTTCTGGCCACCTGCAAAACCAATTACCTCAATGCCGCAGTGATCCCAATGGATGGCGGCATGCGGGTCGGAACGCTTTGA